A genomic window from Flintibacter sp. KGMB00164 includes:
- a CDS encoding MFS transporter: protein MTQLRTRPHRAWAVCLGCSLALFTVMGLGVNVFTIYQPWIIQVHQFSNAQGSWITTVRSLFALLAMLSVDTLCRRLGLRYTMTVGMACFAASYALFGAARTFPVYCAAAALSGLAYGYGGMIPLTLVISNWFDSRRGLALGLAAAGSGLPTILFPPLVTQVIKLWGLKTALYGEAVLGVLLTLGVFLLVRSHPSQVGLAPYSGTKAAPAAQPQAVRLSPAGLRPIHWWAAAVAAFLIGAPSGPGFSHLTVLYTSCGYDSLLVAFLMSYLGVVLMAAKVLYGQISDKLGSRTANFLVFAVMLAGFLLCALAPFGSVPLAFAAITLTALGMPISSVTLSVWAGDLSGADTYQRTVKWFTSAYMLGSLVTGPLPGLSADRLDSYVPAYLLFALMLLIAAVLVQGVYRRLDLGKRPQ from the coding sequence ATGACTCAGCTTCGTACCCGGCCTCACCGGGCCTGGGCCGTCTGCCTGGGCTGCTCCCTGGCCCTGTTCACGGTGATGGGCCTGGGAGTCAACGTCTTTACCATCTATCAGCCCTGGATCATCCAGGTCCACCAGTTTTCCAATGCCCAGGGCTCCTGGATCACTACCGTGCGCAGTCTGTTTGCCCTGCTGGCCATGCTCTCGGTGGATACTCTATGCCGCCGACTGGGACTGCGGTACACCATGACCGTGGGGATGGCCTGCTTTGCCGCCTCCTACGCTCTGTTTGGCGCCGCCCGCACCTTTCCAGTCTACTGTGCCGCTGCCGCCCTGTCCGGGCTGGCCTACGGCTACGGTGGAATGATCCCCCTCACCCTGGTCATCTCCAACTGGTTTGATTCCCGGCGGGGTCTGGCCTTGGGTCTGGCGGCCGCAGGCAGCGGCCTGCCCACCATTTTGTTTCCCCCTCTGGTCACCCAAGTCATCAAACTCTGGGGGCTGAAAACCGCTCTGTACGGAGAGGCCGTGCTGGGTGTTCTGCTCACCCTGGGCGTCTTTCTTCTGGTACGCAGCCACCCTTCCCAGGTAGGGCTTGCCCCCTACTCCGGAACAAAAGCCGCGCCAGCCGCTCAGCCGCAGGCAGTCCGCCTCTCCCCTGCCGGATTGCGCCCCATCCACTGGTGGGCAGCAGCGGTGGCCGCCTTTCTCATCGGCGCACCCTCCGGTCCGGGTTTCTCGCATCTGACGGTGCTGTATACCAGCTGCGGCTATGACTCCCTGCTGGTGGCCTTTCTTATGTCCTACTTGGGCGTGGTGCTCATGGCAGCCAAGGTACTCTATGGCCAAATCAGCGACAAGCTGGGCAGCCGTACCGCCAACTTTTTGGTCTTTGCCGTTATGTTGGCAGGCTTCCTGCTGTGCGCCCTGGCACCTTTTGGCAGCGTTCCCCTGGCCTTTGCCGCCATCACCCTTACCGCCCTGGGCATGCCCATCTCTTCCGTGACTCTGTCCGTATGGGCGGGAGATCTCAGCGGCGCAGACACCTATCAGCGCACGGTAAAGTGGTTTACCAGCGCCTATATGCTGGGCTCTCTGGTCACCGGACCGCTGCCCGGTCTGTCGGCTGACCGACTGGACAGCTATGTGCCCGCCTATCTGCTCTTTGCTCTGATGCTCTTAATTGCCGCTGTGCTGGTTCAGGGGGTATACCGCCGTCTGGACCTGGGAAAGCGTCCTCAATAA
- a CDS encoding RNA methyltransferase, with product MMEIITSRKNPLLQKIRQLSSGGRSVREKAGEYLGDGIKLLEEALKWDVPLTTVVVTPEVTPPALPAGVRLVQVPRDVMETISPMKTPQGALFLAQLPSTTPLQRLEGNRYLVLDGVQDPGNVGTIWRSADALGADGLLLVNGCADPYSPKVVRATMGACFRLPAWETTVEELEGLLKTSQIPLYATALREDTVDVRRADLGRAAVVIGSEGRGVSQALLDRAEQTVKIPMRERCESLNAASAAVVVLWEMGK from the coding sequence TCCTCGGGAGGACGAAGCGTGCGGGAGAAGGCGGGGGAGTACCTGGGAGACGGCATAAAGCTGCTGGAGGAGGCCCTGAAATGGGACGTGCCTCTGACCACGGTGGTGGTGACCCCGGAAGTGACGCCGCCGGCCCTGCCCGCCGGCGTCCGGCTCGTCCAGGTGCCCCGGGACGTGATGGAGACTATCTCCCCCATGAAAACGCCCCAGGGAGCACTGTTTTTGGCTCAGCTGCCCTCCACAACCCCGCTCCAGCGGCTGGAAGGGAACCGTTACTTGGTGTTGGACGGAGTCCAGGACCCGGGCAATGTGGGGACCATCTGGCGCTCCGCCGATGCCTTGGGCGCGGACGGGCTGCTGCTGGTCAACGGCTGCGCCGACCCATATAGCCCGAAAGTGGTGCGGGCCACCATGGGAGCCTGCTTCCGCCTGCCGGCGTGGGAGACCACGGTGGAGGAGTTGGAGGGACTGCTGAAGACCTCTCAGATCCCGCTGTATGCCACGGCCCTGCGGGAGGATACGGTGGACGTGCGCCGGGCTGACCTTGGACGGGCCGCCGTGGTCATCGGCAGCGAGGGCCGCGGGGTGTCCCAGGCTCTGTTAGACCGGGCTGAGCAAACCGTAAAGATTCCTATGCGGGAGCGGTGTGAGTCCCTCAACGCTGCCAGCGCGGCGGTAGTGGTCCTGTGGGAGATGGGAAAATAA